ATGCCTATGCCAAACGTTCCATGGATTTGACCCATAGGTGGTTGGATAGGTGTTTGGACCATTTGAAAAAGGTACCGGAAAAATACGATTACCCCCAGGCGTTTTTTCCCATTGTACAGGGTTCCACCTATAACGACCTACGCAGGCAATCTGCAGAGTATATTGCCAATACCAATGCTTTTGGGAATGCCATAGGAGGACTTTCCGTTGGGGAACCGGCAGAGGAAATGTATGCCATGTCGGAAATTGTCTGCGATATCCTCCCAAAGGAAAAACCACGTTACCTCATGGGGGTGGGAACCCCGATCAACATTTTGGAAAACATTGCCTTGGGGATTGATATGTTTGACTGTGTGATGCCGACGAGGAATGCGAGAAATGGCATGTTATTTACTGCGCATGGTACCATTAACATCAAAAACAAAAAATGGGAAGATGATTTTTCCCCAATTGATGAAATGGGTATTACGTTTGTGGACACGGAGTATACCAAAGCCTATCTGAGACACCTTTTTGCGGCCAACGAATATCTGGGGAAACAGATCGCTACCATTCATAACCTGGGATTTTATCTTTGGCTGGTGAGAACGGCCAGGGAAAAGATCATCAACGGGGAGTTTGAAACGTGGAAGACCCAAATGGTAAAACAAATGGATAAGAGATTGTAGTGCTGACCATATTGGATAAATACATATTAAAGCGTTATGTCGCCACTTTTTTGGGGATTTTGCTGCTGTTTATCCCTATTGGTATCATGATCAGTTTGGCGGAAAAGATCGGCAAAATCATAGATAACGAGGCCCCCCTTGGAGAGGTAATTATGTTTTATGGCAATTTTAGCCTGGTTTTGGGGAACCTGTTAATGCCCATATTGCTCTTCCTGTCCATCATTTTCTTCACCTCCAAACTGGCAAGCAATACGGAGATCGTGGCGATGTTGAGTTCAGGGATTTCCTATCGGCGGTTTCTACGACCCTATTTCCTTGGGGCAGCTATTGTGGCCGTCCTTATCTTTTTTATGGGGCAATTTATAGTGCCCAATGCCAGTATTGGCTTTAATGAGTTTGAATATAAGTACTTTAAGAAGGGAAGACAGACCCGACAGACCACCAATATCTTCAACCAACTGAACGAAAAGGACTTTATTTATGTAAGCAGTTTTGATCCCGATCGAAAAATTGGTTACAATTTCACCTATGAGCGTTTTGATGGGGATGATGAGTTGGTCTTTAAGATAAGCGCGGCCAATATTCGATGGGTGGAAAAGGACAGTGTGTACCGATTGACCTCCTATACAAAACGGAAGATAAGGGAGGGGCATGAACTTGTGGAGACCAAAAGAAGGTTGGATACCCTGTTTACCTTTCAAATAGGGGATCTGACCCCCGTCTCCTATGTGGCGGATACCAAAAACCTATTTGAACTCAATGATTTTATAGAAGACCAGCGCAAAAAGGGGGCCGCCAACATCAACACCTATATATTGGCCAAATACAAAAGATGGGCCCTGCCCATAGCCGCATTTATCCTTACCATAATTGCGGTTGCGGTTTCCTCGGTGAAGAGAAGGGGCGGAATGGGCTTCAATCTACTGGTGGGCATAGCTTTGGGGATGGTCTATATCTTTTTTGACAGGATTTTCGGCACCCTGGCGGAACAGTCCGGATTTTCGCCATTGCTGGCCGTTTTAATACCAAATGTTGTTTTTGGTGTCATAGGGCTTTACCTGCTTCAAAAAGCAAAAAGATAGCAGTTTGCACTTTAAATAGGGTTGGGGAATACCTTGTGACAAATCTTCCAATAGTTTTTATATTTGCCTCACCAACCAAATAATCAAGATCGTTTTCATGGAATACTTGGAATTTGAGCTTCCCATAAAAGAATTGGAGGAGCAACTCGAGAAATGTAAGGTGATTGGGGAAGAAAGTGACGTGGACGTTACCGAAACCTGTCAGCAGATTGAAAAGAAGCTCGCCGATACAAAAAAGGACATTTACAAGAATTTGACTGCATGGCAGAGGGTCCAGCTTTCAAGGCATCCCAACCGTCCCTATACCATGGATTACATCAACGCCATTTGCGGGGATTCCTTTTTGGAACTCCATGGCGACCGTACGGTTAGGGATGACAAGGCCATGGTAGGTGGTCTTGGTAAGATCGGTGACCAAAGCTATATGTTCATTGGACAACAAAAGGGGTATAATACAAAGACCAGGCAATATCGAAATTTTGGTATGGCCAATCCGGAAGGCTATCGCAAAGCCTTACGGTTGATGCGTTCCGCAGAAAAGTTTGGCATTCCCGTTGTCTCTTTGGTCGATACCCCGGGGGCCTATCCCGGAATTGAAGCCGAGGAACGCGGACAAGGAGAAGCCATTGCTCGAAACATTTTGGAAATGACCCGACTCAAAGTGCCCATCATTGTGGTAATCATTGGTGAGGGAGCATCCGGAGGCGCTTTGGGAATTGGAGTGGGGGATAAGGTACTGATGTTGGAAAATACCTGGTATTCCGTCATTTCCCCAGAATCCTGCTCTTCCATTCTATGGAGAAGCTGGGAATATAAGGAACAAGCGGCCGAAGCCCTTAAACTGACGGCCACGGACATGAAAAAACTCAAGCTTATCGATGAAATTGTCCGGGAACCGCTGGGAGGTGCCCATAGTGATCGGGACAAGGCCTTTGATATTGTCAAGAAGAAAATTGCTTTACATTTTGAGGAGCTTAAAAAGTTATCACCAAAAGATTTGGTACGGATTCGAATGGAAAAATACGCCAACATGGGTGTCTTTAATGGCTAAGCCCTATGTTTCTGTTTTTTAGAAATCGATTACTGTATTACTTTTCCTATTTTTTGCGTTGTTAACACATTTTATAAGTTATCAACAATACTTTTGTTGATGACAAGTGAACATCAGGAACCTAAAACTTAAAGTTAACTAAAGGTTAATTCCATACTTTCGCAGACATGGAGAACACAAACCCAATTGTTGGTCGTCGCATAGACAAATCTACGATCATAAACTTGGAGCGCGGTAAAATACCACCTCAAGCTGTTGATTTAGAGGAAGTTGTATTGGGAGCAATGATGATTGACAAAAAAGGGGTGGACGAGGTCATTGATATTTTACATCCCGATGTGTTCTACAAGGATGCGCACCGCTTTATTTATGAAGCCATCTTTACACTTTTCGAATCCTCTGAACCAGTGGACTTATTAACCGTTTCCGCCCAATTAAAGAAGGAAGGACACCTAGAGGCGGTGGGCGGTGATTTTTATTTGATCAGACTTACACAAAAGGTAGCCTCCTCGGCGCATATTGAGTTTCATGCGCGAATCATCCTTCAAAAATTCATTCAGCGGAGTTTGATCAAGATTTCAAACGAGATCATTGAGGATGCCTATGACGAATCCACCGATGTTTTTGACTTGTTGGATGGTGCGGAAGCCAAATTATACGAAGTCACCCAGGGCAATCTCAAACGTTCGGCGGAGACGGCCCAGAATTTGGTAATACAGGCAAAGAAGCGAATTGAGGAAATTTCAAACAAAGAAGGATTAAGTGGTATCCCCTCTGGTTTTGATAAAGTGGATAAGCTTACCTCGGGTTGGCAACCCAGTGATTTGATTATTATTGCGGCCAGACCAGGTATGGGTAAAACAGCCCTGACGCTATCCATGGCCCGAAATATGGCCGTAAATGCCGATATTCCCGTTGCCTTCTTTTCCCTTGAAATGTCTTCCGTACAATTGATTACCCGGTTGATTTCCTCGGAAACCGGACTTTCCTCGGAAAAACTAAGGACAGGAAGACTGGAAAAGCACGAATGGGAGCAATTGAACGTTAAGGTAAAGGCTTTGGAAAAAGCACCGCTCTTTATAGACGATACCCCCTCATTGTCCATTTTTGATCTTAGGGCCAAGGCCAGAAGATTGGAATCCCAACACAAAATTAAACTGATCATCATTGATTATCTGCAGTTGATGACGGCCGGAGGTAGCCAAAAAGGGGGAAATCGGGAGCAGGAAATATCTACCATTTCAAGGAACTTGAAGGCGTTGGCCAAAGAGCTCAATGTTCCGGTAATTGCGCTGTCCCAATTATCCCGTGCCGTGGAGACCCGGGGAGGTAGCAAGCGCCCGATTTTATCGGATTTAAGGGAATCGGGAGCCATTGAACAGGATGCCGACATTGTTTCCTTTATCTATCGTCCCGAATATTATAAGATTGAGGAATGGGACGATGAGGATCGCACCCCTACACAGGGTCAAGCAGAGTTTATTGTGGCCAAACACCGTAATGGAGGATTGGATAATATTAGGTTAAAGTTTATTGGTAACCTCGGTAAATTCGATAATTTAGATGAGTTCGACTCACCTTTTGAGTTTCAATCCAAGATGAACGATGATGATGAAAACCCGTTCAATCCCACATCTTTGCCGAGTGCCGATCAGGCTTTTGGCAGTGCACTCAATGAAGGTGAAGAGGATGATATTCCCTTTTAACACATTCCGAACGCATGTGAGGAATCCCTTCATTACTGCACTATTCTTGTTTGTTATACCCTATACACTATCCGCCTCTGTGATATTGTTACCCATGGATGCAGAGAGCCAAAAGAATCATTTAAAGGCTTATGGCATCACTTTTTGGGTATTGAACAAACAACAAAAAGTACAGTGGTTGCTGAATTATCGTGGGGGCTCCTTTTTATTGCCGGATGGGGAAGCCATCAGAAAGGAATGCCAGATACGGGGAGTCTCCTTTGAAGTACTTTCCGATGCACAGGCAGAGTCCATTTTGGATGAAATCAGCAGTCCGTCCCAAAACCAGGATGCGGTCATTTTGGAGAAAGCACCAAAAATAGCGGTGTATTCCCCAAAGGACAACCAACCCTGGGATGACGCCGTAACCATGGTCCTTACCTATGCGGAAATACCCTATGTGACCATTTATGATGAGGAAGTCCTGGACGATAAGCTGGCTTTATATGATTGGCTGCACCTTCATCATGAGGATTTTACAGGACAGTATGGAAAGTTTTATGGGGCCTACCGTGCGGCACCTTGGTATATTGAAGGAAAGCGCCTGGCAGAGGAAAGGGCTGTCAAATTGGGGTATTCCAAAGTTTCGGAGCAAAAGGGTGCCGTAGCTGAAAAGATCAGGAGATATGTCATAGGTGGGGGCTTTATGTTTGCCATGTGCTCCGCCACGGACAGTTTTGATATTGCCCTGGCAGCAAACGGCGTGGATATATGTGAGCCCATGTTCGATGGTGATCCCTCGGAAGCAAACTACCAGGGAAAACTGGACTTTTCCCGAACTTTTGCGTTTACAAACTTTTCACTGGAACGAAATCCCTTGAAATATGAGTTCTCATCCATTGATATGACCGGAAAACGGCGGAATGTCCCCAGGGAGTCCGATTACTTTTCCTTAATGGAGTTTTCAGCCAAATGGGACCCGGTACCCACGATGCTGACCCAAAATCACACTGCATTGATCAAAGGTTTTATGGGACAGACCACAGCTTTTGAACGCTATGAAGTGAAACCGACCGTCATGGTTTTGGGGGAGTGCAAACTCAATGGCGAGGCCCGTTACATTCATGGCATTAAAGGGAAAGGATTTTTTACCTTCTACGGTGGTCATGACCCGGAAGATTATCAACATCGGGTGGGGGACCCCAAAACGGAATTGGAGCTGCATCCCACTTCCCCGGGATACCGATTGATTCTCAATAATGTATTGTTTCCGGCAGCGCGCAAAAAAAAGCAGAAAACCTAATAGTTTTTTTTAGTTACCGGTCCGAATAAAGGGAAAAAGGGGGTCAATCACGTGTATATTGCTCGATGATTTTTTTGTGCTCCGGAAATTTACCGATCAACCCTTCCCTGGAACCCAATACGAAATCACCAAAATCGAAGCCCGGAGCTACAGTACAGCCTACCAATGCATAACTGTTGTCATCCATGACACTGGCTGCGAACCAATGTCCTTTTGGCACTACTAACTGTGGGCTCTGACGGTTTTCAATATCATTTCCTATAACATGTTCCAAATGTATACCGTCTTCTGAAATGGTATGGAGCTTTATGGGGGAGCCCAAATAGAAATGCCAGATTTCGTCTTGGTTGATTTTATGAAAGGCGGAAAAAGCAGCTGAGGTCAGCAGAAAGTAAATGCATGTGGAATAGGAACGACTGCCTTTAAACTCGGATGGCAGCCCATCGGCATTGATTTCACCCGAACTTCGGTAGGTCTCCTTGAAAAAACCTCCTTCGGGGTGCGGTTGCAAGTCCAGTTTTTGAATGAGTTCCTTTGCAGTCATCTTATCCATATGCCATTTTGGGGTTACACCAGTTTTTCCAAAATGGTTTCAACACCAAACTCATTATTGCTGGTGGTTTCATAGTTGGCTACCTTTTTTACATCAGGATGGGCATTGGCCATGGCAAAACTGTGCTCTACCAGTTGTAACATTTCCAGGTCATTGAAGTAATCGCCAAAAACGAGAACTTCATTGGGTTGTATCCCCTGGGCGTCCATTACCCTTCCCAATGCATTTCCCTTATGGGCATCGAGATGGTTTAAATCCAACCAATTTTTTCCGGATACTTTGACTTTGAGCTCACTTTCCAGATGGGCCATTTGAGGATAGATGTATTCCTCGGCACTTACACCGTGATATACCGCTATTTTGATGATTTCATCATCCACGTTGCCATAATGATCGACTATTTCAAAGGCGGAATAGTACTCTTTAAGCTGTTCCAGGGATACAATGGATTTGGTATCAAAATAGGATTTGTACTTCCCACACAGCATGGCATGGGCACCGTCAATTCCGTCCACAATTTGTAGAAGTTCCCCTTTCAACACTTGGTTTATTGGCGTGACCGATACCTCTTCCTCCTGCTTTTTTATCAAAGCTCCATTTTCGGCAATAAAGATGATGTCATCCTGTATGGAGTCCAATTTACTGACCATACTATGGTATTGGCGACCACTGGCTGCAACAAATAGGATACCTTTGTTTTTCAATGCTTGAAAAAGTTCAAAAAAACGGTCACTTACTTGATGGCTGGAATTCAAAAGAGTTCCATCCATGTCAGTGACCACCATTTTAATCTGTGACAAATCCATAGGCTTAAATTCAAGCTGCAAAGGTAGTCGGATAAAGGGGAATCAAGTAAAGTTTAGATTAAATTGTCCTACTAAATAATGCAGGAACCGGGTCATCCGGATTGTACACCTATGCAACCATAAAAGTGTTTTCCCATGAAATTCCATCAAAAAGAAATTCGGCTCAAGCCCTATTCCCGAGGCTTCCATTTAATTTCCAATGAGCTTTGGCAAGCCATTCCGGAACTTAGGACCATATCCATGGGTATGCTCCATGTTTTTATCAAACACACTTCTGCAGGCCTTACCATTAACGAAAATGCGGACCCTACCGTAAGGATTGATTTTGAAAACCATATCAACACCATGGTGCCGGAAAACCAATCGTACTACATCCATACGATGGAGGGACCGGACGATATGCCCGCCCATATTAAGGCTTCGCTAATGGGTTCTTCCGTACAAATACCCATAACCGATGGAAAGCCCAACCTTGGTATTTGGCAAGGAATATATTTATGTGAACATCGAAACCATGCTTCCGGGAGATGTCTGGTGCTGACCGCTTTTGGGCAATAAAAAACCCGCTCATAGAGCGGGTTAACGTAAGTGGGATATAGTTTATGTAAAATTGTTATTTCACCTTTTCAACAATGGCCTTGAAGGCATCTGGATGGTTCATGGCCAAATCCGCCAAAACTTTACGGTTTAGCTCAATTCCATTGGATTTTACCCTTCCCATAAACTGGGAGTAGGACATTCCATGCATTCTGGCACCAGCATTGATACGGGTGATCCAAAGTGCCCTAAAGTTTCTCTTTTTATTTCTTCTGTCGCGGTAAGCATACTGCATTGCTTTCTCTACCGCATTTTTGGCTACTGTCCAGACATTTTTACGTCTTCCAAAGTACCCTTTGGCTTGCTTCATTACCTTTTTTCTTCTGGCTCTTGAAGCTACTGAATTAACTGATCTTGGCATTTTTTAATCTTTTTTTGTAGCGGGCGTCCTCCAACGGAACTTTAATGGGCCCGACTCCAGGGTTAAACATTACTTAAACCGAAACAACCGCTTACTTTAATCGCAATTGTTCTTTGATACTGTTGACATCCGACTCATGTACTAAGGTAGAGTGTGTCAATCTAAGCTTACGCTTTTTTGACTTTTTGGTCAAAATGTGACTTTTAAAAGCGTGCTTTCTTTTGATTTTACCAGAACCGGTAAGCTTAAACCGCTTTTTGGCACTGGATTTTGTTTTCATCTTTGGCATTTTTCCTCTTTATATATTGAGCCAATACTTTGGCTTCCCACTTACTTTTTTGTGTTTTTGGGGGCAATGAACATGGTCATTCGCTTACCTTCCAATTTGGGCATCTGCTCCACTTTTCCATACTCTTCAAGTTCCTGTGCCAAGCGCAAAAGAAGGATTTCCCCCTGATCTTTGTACACTATGGACCTTCCTTTAAAGAATACGTAGGCTTTTAGTTTTGCTCCGTCTTTAAGGAACTTTTCCGCATGCCGTTTTTTAAACTCATAATCATGGTCATCGGTCTGTGGTCCAAATCGGATTTCCTTTACGATAACCTTGGTTGCTTTGGCCTTCATGGCCTTCTCCCGTTTCTTTTGTTCGTAGAGGAACTTTTTGTAATCTATTATTTTACAGACTGGCGGATTAGCTTTGGGAGATATTTCAACTAAATCCAATTCCAGTTCCTCTGCCTTTTGCAAGGCCTTTTGTATGGGATAAACACCCATCTCTACGTTATCGCCCACTAAGCGCACTTCGCGAGCGGTAATTTTGTCATTGATATTGTGGGGGTTCTTGTTTTCCCTTCTTGGCTGGGGCCTTGATCTTCTTCGTATTGCTATGGTCTTTACTTTTTAAATTAAACTTTGATTTTTTAGAACGACTTTAAGGTACTATTTATTTCTGTTGAAATCAAATTGACGAACGTGTCAATCTTTATACTCCCCAAATCTTCACCACCATGCCTTCTGACCGCAATAGTTTCTTCCTCAACTTCCCGCTCTCCTACGATTACCATAAAGGGGATTTTTTGCATTTCGGCTTCCCGAATTTTCTTCCCTACGGTTTCGTTCCTATTATCAATGAGCGCGCGAATTTCGTGATTTTCCAATGAATTCAAAACTTTTTGCGCATAATTTTCGTGTTTCTCGCTGACCGGCAACACAATAGCTTGTTTTGGAATAAGCCATAATGGGAAATTTCCACCAGTATGTTCCAACAATATCGCTACAAAACGCTCCAAGCTTCCGAAAGGTGCGCGGTGGATCATAATAGGACGATGCAGCTCGTTGTCACTACCCTTATAGGTAAGGTCAAATCGCTCCGGTAAATTGTAATCTACCTGAATTGTTCCCAACTGCCAGCTTCGACCTAGGGCATCCTTTACCATAAAATCCAGCTTGGGACCGTAAAATGCGGCCTCTCCGGCTTCTATGCTATATTTAAGCCCTTTGTCCTCAGCGGCTTCAATAATTGCCTTTTCCGCTTTTTCCCAATTTTCTGCATTGCCAATATATTTTTCCGGTTTTTCCAAATCGCGAACGGATACTTGGGCAGTGTAGTTGTCAAAACCTAAGGAACTTAAAACATATAGGGACAAATCAATTACATTTTTAAACTCCGATGCGAGTTGGTCTGGAGTACAGAATATATGGGCGTCGTCCTGGGTAAATCCCCTAACCCTGGTAAGCCCATGTAGTTCACCACTTTGTTCATAACGATAAACCGTGCCGAACTCGGCATAACGCTTTGGAAGGTCTTTATAGCTCCAGGGGCTGGCGTTATAAATTTCACAGTGATGTGGACAGTTCATGGGCTTTAACAAGAACTCTTCTTCATCTTTTGGCGTATGTATGGGCTGAAAGCTATCTTCCCCATATTTGGCATAGTGGCCAGAGGTAACATAAAGCTCTTTCTGTCCAATATGTGGGGTAACCACCATTTCGTAACCTGCTTTTCGCTGTGCTTTTTTTAGAAAATCCTCCAAGCGCTCCCTTAAAGCAGCGCCTTTTGGAAGCCAAAGCGGAAGTCCTTGCCCTACCTTTTGGGAAAAAGTGAAAAGTTCCAATTCCCTGCCCAGCTTTCTATGGTCCCGCTTTTTCGCCTCTTCCAAAAGCTCCAGATATTGGGTCAATTCCTTTTGCTTTGGAAATGAAATACCGTAGACCCGTGTCAGTTGAGGATTGTTTTCATCCCCTCTCCAATACGCGCCGGCAGCATTCAATACTTTAAAAGCCTTGATCATACCTGTATTTGGAATGTGCCCTCCCCTGCACAGGTCCGTAAATGTACTATGGTCACAAAAGGTAATGTCCCCATCTTCCAGATTTTCGATGAGTTCCACCTTGTATTCGTTCCCCTCTTCCTTATAATAGGATAAGGCA
The sequence above is a segment of the Muricauda sp. SCSIO 64092 genome. Coding sequences within it:
- the thrS gene encoding threonine--tRNA ligase, whose amino-acid sequence is MGTIQISLPDGAVKEMPKGSTPLEVAKSISEGLARNVISAKYDENTIEVTTPLETDGKLTLFTWNNDGGKKAFWHSSSHVLAQALQELYPGIKLTIGPAIENGFYYDVDFGKHTISEKDFPQIEKRALEIARGKHDFKMREVSKADALSYYKEEGNEYKVELIENLEDGDITFCDHSTFTDLCRGGHIPNTGMIKAFKVLNAAGAYWRGDENNPQLTRVYGISFPKQKELTQYLELLEEAKKRDHRKLGRELELFTFSQKVGQGLPLWLPKGAALRERLEDFLKKAQRKAGYEMVVTPHIGQKELYVTSGHYAKYGEDSFQPIHTPKDEEEFLLKPMNCPHHCEIYNASPWSYKDLPKRYAEFGTVYRYEQSGELHGLTRVRGFTQDDAHIFCTPDQLASEFKNVIDLSLYVLSSLGFDNYTAQVSVRDLEKPEKYIGNAENWEKAEKAIIEAAEDKGLKYSIEAGEAAFYGPKLDFMVKDALGRSWQLGTIQVDYNLPERFDLTYKGSDNELHRPIMIHRAPFGSLERFVAILLEHTGGNFPLWLIPKQAIVLPVSEKHENYAQKVLNSLENHEIRALIDNRNETVGKKIREAEMQKIPFMVIVGEREVEEETIAVRRHGGEDLGSIKIDTFVNLISTEINSTLKSF
- a CDS encoding HAD family hydrolase, translated to MDLSQIKMVVTDMDGTLLNSSHQVSDRFFELFQALKNKGILFVAASGRQYHSMVSKLDSIQDDIIFIAENGALIKKQEEEVSVTPINQVLKGELLQIVDGIDGAHAMLCGKYKSYFDTKSIVSLEQLKEYYSAFEIVDHYGNVDDEIIKIAVYHGVSAEEYIYPQMAHLESELKVKVSGKNWLDLNHLDAHKGNALGRVMDAQGIQPNEVLVFGDYFNDLEMLQLVEHSFAMANAHPDVKKVANYETTSNNEFGVETILEKLV
- the infC gene encoding translation initiation factor IF-3; translation: MAIRRRSRPQPRRENKNPHNINDKITAREVRLVGDNVEMGVYPIQKALQKAEELELDLVEISPKANPPVCKIIDYKKFLYEQKKREKAMKAKATKVIVKEIRFGPQTDDHDYEFKKRHAEKFLKDGAKLKAYVFFKGRSIVYKDQGEILLLRLAQELEEYGKVEQMPKLEGKRMTMFIAPKNTKK
- a CDS encoding LptF/LptG family permease, encoding MLTILDKYILKRYVATFLGILLLFIPIGIMISLAEKIGKIIDNEAPLGEVIMFYGNFSLVLGNLLMPILLFLSIIFFTSKLASNTEIVAMLSSGISYRRFLRPYFLGAAIVAVLIFFMGQFIVPNASIGFNEFEYKYFKKGRQTRQTTNIFNQLNEKDFIYVSSFDPDRKIGYNFTYERFDGDDELVFKISAANIRWVEKDSVYRLTSYTKRKIREGHELVETKRRLDTLFTFQIGDLTPVSYVADTKNLFELNDFIEDQRKKGAANINTYILAKYKRWALPIAAFILTIIAVAVSSVKRRGGMGFNLLVGIALGMVYIFFDRIFGTLAEQSGFSPLLAVLIPNVVFGVIGLYLLQKAKR
- the rplT gene encoding 50S ribosomal protein L20, encoding MPRSVNSVASRARRKKVMKQAKGYFGRRKNVWTVAKNAVEKAMQYAYRDRRNKKRNFRALWITRINAGARMHGMSYSQFMGRVKSNGIELNRKVLADLAMNHPDAFKAIVEKVK
- the rpmI gene encoding 50S ribosomal protein L35 — protein: MPKMKTKSSAKKRFKLTGSGKIKRKHAFKSHILTKKSKKRKLRLTHSTLVHESDVNSIKEQLRLK
- a CDS encoding acetyl-CoA carboxylase carboxyltransferase subunit alpha; its protein translation is MEYLEFELPIKELEEQLEKCKVIGEESDVDVTETCQQIEKKLADTKKDIYKNLTAWQRVQLSRHPNRPYTMDYINAICGDSFLELHGDRTVRDDKAMVGGLGKIGDQSYMFIGQQKGYNTKTRQYRNFGMANPEGYRKALRLMRSAEKFGIPVVSLVDTPGAYPGIEAEERGQGEAIARNILEMTRLKVPIIVVIIGEGASGGALGIGVGDKVLMLENTWYSVISPESCSSILWRSWEYKEQAAEALKLTATDMKKLKLIDEIVREPLGGAHSDRDKAFDIVKKKIALHFEELKKLSPKDLVRIRMEKYANMGVFNG
- a CDS encoding secondary thiamine-phosphate synthase enzyme YjbQ, with the translated sequence MKFHQKEIRLKPYSRGFHLISNELWQAIPELRTISMGMLHVFIKHTSAGLTINENADPTVRIDFENHINTMVPENQSYYIHTMEGPDDMPAHIKASLMGSSVQIPITDGKPNLGIWQGIYLCEHRNHASGRCLVLTAFGQ
- the tgt gene encoding tRNA guanosine(34) transglycosylase Tgt, which encodes MKFNLLHTDTHTKARAGEIHTGHGTIQTPIFMPVGTVASVKGVHQRELKEDIAPDIILGNTYHLYLRPGIEIMEKAGGLHQFMGWDGNILTDSGGYQVYSLSGNRKIKEEGVNFKSHIDGSSHFFSPERVMEIQRSIGADIIMTFDECTPYPCDYAYAKRSMDLTHRWLDRCLDHLKKVPEKYDYPQAFFPIVQGSTYNDLRRQSAEYIANTNAFGNAIGGLSVGEPAEEMYAMSEIVCDILPKEKPRYLMGVGTPINILENIALGIDMFDCVMPTRNARNGMLFTAHGTINIKNKKWEDDFSPIDEMGITFVDTEYTKAYLRHLFAANEYLGKQIATIHNLGFYLWLVRTAREKIINGEFETWKTQMVKQMDKRL
- a CDS encoding cupin domain-containing protein — its product is MDKMTAKELIQKLDLQPHPEGGFFKETYRSSGEINADGLPSEFKGSRSYSTCIYFLLTSAAFSAFHKINQDEIWHFYLGSPIKLHTISEDGIHLEHVIGNDIENRQSPQLVVPKGHWFAASVMDDNSYALVGCTVAPGFDFGDFVLGSREGLIGKFPEHKKIIEQYTRD
- a CDS encoding asparagine synthetase B, producing the protein MIFPFNTFRTHVRNPFITALFLFVIPYTLSASVILLPMDAESQKNHLKAYGITFWVLNKQQKVQWLLNYRGGSFLLPDGEAIRKECQIRGVSFEVLSDAQAESILDEISSPSQNQDAVILEKAPKIAVYSPKDNQPWDDAVTMVLTYAEIPYVTIYDEEVLDDKLALYDWLHLHHEDFTGQYGKFYGAYRAAPWYIEGKRLAEERAVKLGYSKVSEQKGAVAEKIRRYVIGGGFMFAMCSATDSFDIALAANGVDICEPMFDGDPSEANYQGKLDFSRTFAFTNFSLERNPLKYEFSSIDMTGKRRNVPRESDYFSLMEFSAKWDPVPTMLTQNHTALIKGFMGQTTAFERYEVKPTVMVLGECKLNGEARYIHGIKGKGFFTFYGGHDPEDYQHRVGDPKTELELHPTSPGYRLILNNVLFPAARKKKQKT
- the dnaB gene encoding replicative DNA helicase, which encodes MENTNPIVGRRIDKSTIINLERGKIPPQAVDLEEVVLGAMMIDKKGVDEVIDILHPDVFYKDAHRFIYEAIFTLFESSEPVDLLTVSAQLKKEGHLEAVGGDFYLIRLTQKVASSAHIEFHARIILQKFIQRSLIKISNEIIEDAYDESTDVFDLLDGAEAKLYEVTQGNLKRSAETAQNLVIQAKKRIEEISNKEGLSGIPSGFDKVDKLTSGWQPSDLIIIAARPGMGKTALTLSMARNMAVNADIPVAFFSLEMSSVQLITRLISSETGLSSEKLRTGRLEKHEWEQLNVKVKALEKAPLFIDDTPSLSIFDLRAKARRLESQHKIKLIIIDYLQLMTAGGSQKGGNREQEISTISRNLKALAKELNVPVIALSQLSRAVETRGGSKRPILSDLRESGAIEQDADIVSFIYRPEYYKIEEWDDEDRTPTQGQAEFIVAKHRNGGLDNIRLKFIGNLGKFDNLDEFDSPFEFQSKMNDDDENPFNPTSLPSADQAFGSALNEGEEDDIPF